The Cyclobacterium amurskyense genome contains the following window.
ACTCTCCCTCTCGGTACTCCTCCTATGCCTAGGGCCATGTCCAAGCCTAAGGATCCTGTAGAAATAGCAGGTACATCAAGTACCACATTATCGCTCAATTTCATTACAGTCCCTTTGCCGTAAGTTTTTTCCAACTTATCCAGGGTAAGCTGGAGGGCTTTTAATTTTTCAGTATTTCCACTCATAGTCTCTCTTCAGATATTCACTAATGTTCATTCCTAATGTGAAAGTAAACATTAGGGAGATCATTAACAACTATTGAATAACCATTGTTAGCGCAATTCATTATAGTACATTTGGATAATCAAACATCAGTCTCTGAAATCCACAATGGTATGAACTTTGAAGTAAACCAATTAAAAAAGGCATGATCATGTACTTTCAATCTCTTGTCATAGTATTGTTGTTGTTCTTTCAAACGGCCTCAACAAATCAATTCCCGGTCAAAAAAAACGATGCTTTCACCAAAGGAGAGACCCTCACTTTTAATGTGAGTTATTTTCTCTTCAATGCTGCAGAAGCCAAAATGGTCATTGACGATAACATCCACTATATCAATGGAAAACCCACTTATAAGGTCGATGTATATGGCAAAACCCTTAATATTTTCAAATTATTTTATGTAAAAGACAATTGGGGAAGTTATATTGACACTGCCCAAATTATACCTTATCGATCCTATAGGCACATCGAAGAGGGCAATTATAGAAAACATGAAATAATTGATTTTGACCATCAGGACAGAGTGGCCACCCAGAAATTATTCGACAGGGAAAATGAAACAATTACCAAAAGAAAAACCTACGACATCCCATACCAGGTTCAAGACATCGTCAGTGGTTATTATCAACTACGCACAATGGATTTCACAGGGTTAAAAAAAGGTGATAAAATAAACATCAAAGGTTTTTTTGACGAGAAAAATTATAACCTAAAATTAACATACGAAGGGATGGATGATATTTCCACAGATATTGGGGATTTTGACACCCATATTTTCAGTCCTGAAATGCCAAGTAACAAACTCTTCAGGGGTAAAAAACCCATAAAAATATGGATTACGGCAGATGAGAATCGAATTCCTGTCAAAATAAAGGCAAGCATGGTAGTAGGATCTATTAATATGGAAATTGTCTCTGCAGAGGGGTTAAGAAACAATTAATTAACATTAAATTAAAACTTAATTCACATAGATTGGTTTTTACGACTGCCTGCTTCTATGAATGAGCTTGGTCACGGTCAATACATCTATTTGTTTTTTTATAATTCTTATCTTTGGGAATAAATTTAAACGAATTGTTTTTAAGGAATTCAAACAATGGGTAGTAATCAAAAGCAAAGGGTATTGGTCGTAGATGATGAGGAAGACATCATTGAAATCCTAACCTATAACCTGGAAAAAGAAGGCTATGAGGTCAACTCAGCAAGCGACGGTATCAATGCAGTAAAAAAAGCTGCTGTATTCAAACCTGACATCATCCTATTGGATATCATGATGCCCAATCAAGATGGGGTAGAAACTTGCAGACAACTGAGAGAAAACCCTGACTTAAAAAACACCTTTATTATATTCCTAACGGCCAGGTCAGAGGAATACTCAGAAGTAGCTGCATTTGATGTAGGAGCAGATGACTATATCCACAAACCAATTAAACCAAGAGCACTCGTAAGCCGTATTGCGGCTTTGTTTCGGCGTGAAATAAAAAAAGAAGCCGATACAACCAAAATCTCCATTAAAGATTTGGTAATCGATCGAACCAGTTTCACTCTAGTGAAGGATGGCCAATTAATTGTCCTACCCAAGAAAGAATTTGAGCTGTTGCACTTTTTGGCAAAAAACCCCAATACTGTATTTAGTAGGGACGAATTGCTAAAAAATATCTGGGGAACAGACGTTTTTGTTTTAGCCAGAACGGTGGATGTACACATCCGTAAGATTAGAGAAAAAATAGGTGAGGATTATATCTTTACTGTAAAAGGAGTTGGCTATAAATTCAATACATGATCAACACCTCAAAAGGTATTGCTTTTGGGCTTGCCATCTCTATAGCCTTATTATTGGTAGCCTTTTTATCCCTTTTGGAGGCTTCCAATTCTATTATATTATTGGCGGCAGGAACGCTGACTTTTTCCATTGCCTATCTTCTGATTCATCTCAGTCTTGAATACCTGATCTTCAGAGAAATTGGCAATATCTATAACGTACTGGAAAAAATTCAAAAAAAAGACACCAGCTTTAAGGCTACCAACAGAATAAAAGCTTCCCTCCCACCGCTGAAAAGCATCCAAGCCAATATTCATGACTACGCAGCAGCCAAAAATAGAGAAATTGAAACCTTACAAAAGAATGAAACCTTCAGAAGGGAATTTTTTGCTGACATTTCTCATGAACTAAAAACCCCTATTTTTGCAGCTCAGGGTTATATCCACACCTTAATGGACGGGGCAGTAGAAGACCATACCGTTAGGGATAAATTTTTAAAACGAGCAGCCAAAAGCCTTAACAACCTTGAAGACTTGGTGCAGGATTTGATTACCATCAATCAAATTGAAAGTGGGTTTATTCGCTTTCATCCTAGCAATTTTGACCTGAAAGAATCCATTCAGGAAGTCGTAGAACAATTGGAAGGAAAAGCCCTTAAAAGGGACATCCATATAATTTTCAAATATGACAAAGCAACGAGTTACCAAACTTACGCTGACAAGGACAAAATTTTCAGGGTTTTACAAAACCTTGTCTCCAATGCCATCAAATACAATAAAGACAGTGGTACTGTTACCATTCAAATCAACGACCACAAAAACCATTTCACGGTAAAAGTCAAAGACCAGGGCATAGGCATCCACCCGGATGACCTTAAGCGTATATTTGAGCGTTTTTATAGGGTAGAAAAAAGCCGTTCTAGAGAAAAAGGAGGTACAGGACTCGGTTTGGCCATCGTCAAGCATATTTTAGAAGGACACCAGTCCAAGATAGCAGTCAGTTCTACCCCCGGAAAGGGCTCTGTTTTTAGTTTTGAGCTACCTCATGCTACTAAGGTTATGGAGGTGCAGGGAGGCAAATCAAAAAAATAAACCCAAGTGTTTTCAAATAGGCTTTTTTTTATTGGCTAATTTCGGAACTTTGTATCGAAACACAACGGTATGAAAAAGATCGATTTTAAATCATTGGTAGTTAAAGAAACTGATGATTACCTTATAGTCAACAAGCCTCCTTACTTCCCTACGCTAGAAGATAGACATGAGGCGCAAAATATGCTTGCTTTGGCCAGACTGGAATTTACGGACATCCAGGTTTGTCACCGACTGGACAAGGAAACATCAGGTTGTTTGGTTTTTGCCAAAAACCCTGAAGCCTACCGCAACCTTGCGATGCAGTTTGAAGACAGAAAAGTTGAAAAAGTTTACCATGCGGTAGCTGAGGGAATACATGATTTTGATGGTATCCTTGTGGACAGGAACCTTTCTGCCAGCAAAAATGGCATTGCACGGATCGTGGCCAATGGCAAGCCTGCCCAAACCATTTTTAAAACTGTCAAAAGTTACTTCGCCCATACTCTTATTGCCTGTAAACCAATTACCGGCCGTCTGCATCAAATTCGGATTCATCTGGCTTACTTGGGAGCGCCCATTTGTGGGGACGAGCTTTATGGTGGCAAGCCACTGTTCTTATCCAGTCTTAAACGCAAGTTTAACCTGAAAAAAGACACCGATGAGCGTCCCATAATGCAGCGGGTAGCCCTACATGCTTTTGCCATTTCCTTTACAGACCTTTCCGGAGAAAAAATAAGTGCAGAAGCACCTTACCCCAAGGATTTCGCGGTAATGATTAAGCAATTGGAAAAAACCAGTAAATAGTTGTGATTTTGTCAGCATTGTTGCAGAAATGAGCAACAATACCGCCAAAATCAGGATGGCGCTATAATTTTCACACCAAGGGCTGACACCCTTGGCTGAGATATTTCGCCCCTGCAGGGCTGGAAAATAGGGCACTTTTCCGTGAACTGCTCTCATTATATAACTTCAAACCCTGAAGGCCTATTCGTCAGTCAAAATCACTTCAATCCCATTCCTGATTTTTAAAAAGGCCAGACAATTTTAACTCCTCTGGGAGTAGTTTGTAACTACTTCCAATTATCCATTTTAAAAGAAATTGAGGCATTTGCAATGCCGGCTCCACTTTTTAGGGCTGAGGTTTGGTTTTGCATTTTAATATAGGGTTGACACCATGGGCTGATGTATTTTGAATTCAGGTTTGGGTAATTTGATTTGACCTCATGCCCGTTTTTGATATAATATAGACGTTGTGATTTTGTCAGCATTGTTGCAGAAATGAGCAACAATACCGCCAAAATCAGGATGGCGCTATAATTTTCACACCAAGGGCTGACACCCTTGGCTGAGATATTTCGCCCCTGCAGGGCTGGAAAATAGGGCACTTTTCCGTGAACTGCTCTCATTATATAACTTCAAACCCTGAAAGCATATTCGTCGGTAGATATTACTTCGTTAGGGTTGGTGATCTCTAGAAAAGCTGGACAATTTTACCCCGGCGGAACCGATGACCTCGATGGCTTCGACGACTTCGACGGCTTCGACAGGCTCAGCCACCGGAGACAACTCAGTCACCGTAGCCACCGAATATATCACAACCACCGGACACGCCTCAGCCAATATTGCCAATCCCCTCACCGAATATTACATAATTAAGTTAATTCTGAACTTATTATACTCAGCATCCCAGGCCTGGAGGGCCTGAATAATAATAACCGTGGGTGAAAACCCACGGGTCAGAAATCTACCTGAAATACCGCAACCCCGGATGGGGTTGAACAGGGATCCGGGAGTTGTTTTGAACTATTCCCAATTATCCATTTTAAAAGAATTTGAGGCATTTGTAATGCCGGCTTCACAAAAAAGGACGAATAAAATCAAAGGTATTTTAATTATAAATGCTACTTCTTCTCATTCCCCCACCTCAAATTGCACCACCATGTATCTTAAATGATCCTCATCATAATCGGGACTGTTTTCATTGTTAAGGGAGAGGTATAAGCCTTCTTCTCCTACAAATACATTAGAAGAAGCATGAACTTGAAATTTATCAAAGATATGTTCACCTATTATATTCAAATCCTTGTCCAAGACCATCACCCCTGTAAAAGGCCTTGAATTTCTTAGCATCCATAATTTATCTATAGCATACTCTTCATCGTCAGTAAATCCCGGATAAAAAAATCTGTAAAAACAATCTCGGTACTTGTCATAAAGAATTATTCCATATAGATCATTATTTAAAATGTTTAATAATCCCTCTTCGTGTGTGCCTGGAATCTCATTTACATAATAAAAGCTATTGATATGGTCTGACTTAGCTTCCACCTTAATAGTTACTTGTTCCTTCTGCATATCAAACACTTGGATTTCATGGTCGTACCAAGGAGCTATATAGAGTTTGTCCTCTCTTCTTACCCATGAAAAATTAGATAGTTTTTTCCCACTATCCCAATAATCCTTAGCATAATATACATCATACCATTTTGTCTGATCTGAAACCATATCATAACTATAGACCAGAGAGTGTTTTTGGATGTCATCTTTGTTCATCCCGTGATGATTCATAAAGAGAGGTTGCATGCCAAAAACCTTATCTCCATATTGGTGAAGTCCCTTTTGAAAACTCGATCCTACATAAGTAATATCAACCTCACCAGATGGAATGTCCTTTTTAAACTGTATTTCTGCCTTATAATTGAAATAAGCAATGGCATGCGGCCTAAAAGTTGTCCAAACTTTATCGTTTTCCAGCCCTGCAATTCCGGAACGTCTGCTCATACTATTCGGCCCATCGTATTCCAAAATGATTTCATTTGCTACTTTTCCATCTTCCATATTCATAAACTGTAAACTCTTGGAATTAGGATTCAGGTAAAAAAGGTATTGACCTGAATCTGATTCTATCAAGTGAACATAGGGTGGATTAGGTATGGTCAGAACTTCAGGCTTAATTTTTAATTCTTTAACCTTTATTACTTCAAGTAATTTATTCTCTGCTTCTCCCTGACATGAATAAAATAGTAGAAGGAAAATGATAAAAACATTCCTGTTTTCTGATAAATTATTTGTAAAAATTAGCATATAAAGAACTATTCAAAATGTTTTTTTTCTTATCAAAGGTCACCTATAAAGTTTCTCAATACTTAAAGGAAAGAGAACTAAACTTAATCATTTAATAACTAATATCAAAGTTTAAAATTTCTCTCTAAACTTTGATGGATAAATTTATGGCAACGTGTGGAGAAATTCCGGCTTGACCAATACAGGTTAAGGGAAGAAAATAATATATCTTAGAATCCAGGGCTGGGATATGGTTTCACATTTTAATCCAATGACCTAATGCGCGTTTTTGACAAGAAATATACGTTGTGATTTTGTCAGCATTGTTGCAGAAAAAAAGCAACAATACCGCCAAAATCATATCAACTGATAATTTACTAAACCAGTGGCTGAGACCACTGGCTACAAAAATATCACCCCTATCGGGGTTTTAGGTTTCGAACAGGTTATTATGTGACTTAAAAAATCAATGGGTAAGGGTCGCTCCCCCCCCTAGGAGTAATTTAAAACTACTCCCATTTATCCATTTTAAAAGAAATTGAGGCATTTGTAATGCCGGATTCACAAAAAAGGACGAATAAAATCAAAGGTATTTTAATTATAAACAGTTCTTTTGCTCAATCGCCCACATCAAACCGAACCACCATATACCTTAAATGGTCCTCATCATAATCGGGACTGTTTTCATTGTTAAGGGAGAGGTATAAGCCTTCTTCTCCTACAAATACATTAGAAGAAGCATGAACTTGAAATTTATCAAAGACATGTTCACCTATTATATTCAATTCCTTGTCCAAAACCATCACGCCTGTTAAGGGCCTTGAATTTCTTAGCATCCACAGTTTATCTATTGGATATTCTTCATCGTCAGTATATCCTGGATAAAAAAACCGATAAAAACAATCCCTATACTTGTCGTAAAGAACTATCCCATAAATATCATGACTTAACCTATTGATTAATGCTTCTTCGTGCGTCCTTGGAAGCTCATTTACATAATGTAAGCTATTGATATGGTCTGACTTAACTTTAACCTTATTAGTCACCTTTTCTTGCTCCATGTCAAATACCTGAATTTCATGGTCATACCATGGGGATATATAAAGTTTGTCCTCTCTTCTTACCCATGAAAAATCAGATAGTTTTTTCCCACTATCCCAATAATCCTTAGCATAATATACATCATACCACTTGGTCTGATCTGAAACCATATCATAACTATAGACCAGAGAATGTTTTTGGATGTCTTCTTTATTCATCCCATGATGATTCATGAAAAGCGGTTGCATACCAAAAACCTTATCCCCGTAGCGGTGAAGTTCCTTGTGAAAGTTCGATCTTATAGAAGTAATATCAACCTCACCAGAAGGTATTTTCTTTTTAAACAGTATTTCGCCCTTATAATTGAAATATCCTATTGCATGCGGCCTAAACGTTGCCCAAACCTTATCCTTCTCCAGACCTGCAATTCCGGAACGTCTGCTCATATTATTTGGCCCATCGTCTTCAAAAACGATCTCATTGACCACTTTTCCATCTTCCATATTCATAAATTGCAAACTCTTTGAAGTAGGATTCAAGTAAAAAAGGTATTGCCCTGAATCTGATTCAATCAAATGAACATAAGCAGGGTTAGGGAAGGTCAGAACTTCAGGCGTAACTTTTAATTCTTTAACCTTTACTATTTCCAGCAATTTATTGTCTGCTTCTCCCTGACATGAACAAAATAGTAAAAGGAAAATGATAAAAACATTCCTGTTTTCTGATAAATTATTTGTAAAAATTAGCATATAAAGAACTATTCAAAATGTTTTTTTCTTATCAAAGGTCACCTATAAAGTTTCTCAACACTTAAAAAAGGAAAGAGAACTAAACTTAATCATTTAATAACTAATATAAAAGTTTAAAATTTCTCTCTAAACTTTGATGGATAAATTTATGGCAACGTGTGGAGAAATTCCGGCTTGAACAATACAGGTTAAGGGAAGAAAATAATATATCTTAGAATCCAGGGCTGGGATATGGTTTCACATTTTAACCCAATGACCTAATGCGCGTTTTTGACAAGAAATATACGTTGTGATTTTGTCAGCATTGTTGCAGAAAAAAAGCAACAATACCGCCAAAATCATATTAACGGATAATTTCACTAAACCAGTGGCTGACGCCACTGGCTACAATAATATCACCCCTATCGGGGTTTAGATTACGAACAATTTATTATGTGACTTAAAAAATCATTGGGAAGGGTCGCTTTTCCCTAAGCTGCTCCTCTGGGAGTAGTTTAGAACTACTCCCTACCATCCATTTGAAAAGATTACGAGGCATTTGCAATGCCGGTTACACCTTTCAAGGCTGGGATTTGGTTTGCCCTAATGCGCGTTTTTGATAGAAATAGACGTCGTGATTTTGTCAGCATTGTTGCAGAAAAAAGCAACAATACCGCCAAAATCATGATGGCGCTATAATTTCCTCACCAAGGGCTGACACCCTTGGCTGATATATTTCGCCCTTCCAGGGCTGGAAAACAGGGCACTTTTCTGTGAACTGCTCTCATTACAAAACTTCATACCCTGAAAGCTTAATCATAAGCCAATATTACTTCTTCAATATTAGCGATTCTAAAAGCGATCGGAAATTCACATACGGATCCGACGACTTCGATGGCTTCGACAGGCTGGCTTCGACAGGCTCAGCCACCGGAGTCAAAGTAGATATCGTAGTCACCGCAGGTACTGAATACACCAGATCTATACGAACCGCATATTAGTAAATAATAATTCTTAAAAAGTAGTCTTCCCGTCACTTGGTGCGGCATCAGACAGGCCTGGAGGGCCTGAATAATAATAGCCGTGGGTGGCAACCCACGGGTCAGAAACCTACCTGAATTTCCACAACCCCGGATGGGGTTGAACAGGAACTATACTTTGCCCCCCCTGCAGGGCTGAAAAACAGGACACATTTCCGTGAACTGCTCTCATTACAAAACTTCATACTCCTCTGGGAGTAGTTTAGAACTACTCCCTACTTTTCATTTGAAAAGATTACGAGGCATTTGTAATGCCGGTTACACCTTTCAAGGCTGAGATTTGATTTGGCATTTTAACATAGGGGTCCCACCCTGTGTTTAGGGATTTCGCCATTTTAGAAATAGTTGTGATTTTGTCAGCATTGTTGCAGAAAAAAAGCAACAATACCGCCAAAATCATATTAACGGATAATTTCACTAAACCAGTGGCTGACGCCACTGGCTACAAAAATATCACCCCTATCGGGGTTTTAGGTTTCGAACAGATTATTACGTGACTTAAAAAATAATTGGGCAAGGTCGCTTTACCATAAACCACTCTCATTACAAAACTTCACACCCTGAAAGCTTATTCGTTATTAAATAATACTTCGTCAACATTGGTGATTTCTAGAAAAGCTGGGCAGTTTTAAACCCGACGGATTCAGCGACTTCGACAGGTTGGCTTCGACAGGCTGGCTTCGACAGGCTCAGCCACCGGAGACAACTCAGTCACCGTAGCCACCGAATATATCACAACCACCAGACACGCCTCAGCCAATATTGCCAATCCCCTCACCGAATATTACATAATCAAGTTAATTCTGAACTTATTATATTCATCATCCCAGACCTTGAGGGCCTGAATAATAATAGCCGTGGGCGGCAACCCGGGTTGGAAATCTACCTGAAACACCACAACCCCGGACGGGGTTGAACAGGAACTATACTTTGACCCTAAACGCTTAAAATAACCTGATAAATCAACTCTTCCACTTCACCTCATTGAACCCTATCACACGGATTACTGTTACTTTTAATAAACTAATACAAATTTAAGGGCTGAGATTATGATCAAAATCATAAGATCATGCAGTGATTTTAGTTTTGCAAACAAAGTGCATTTAAATAAATAAATCCTTACTTTTGCATTCAAATGGCGAAAGCATTAATTCACATATCGCTCTCCTTGATGATCTTGCTCAACGGCTTGGTTTTTTCTGTCATACAGATGGACTTCACCATCAACCGCGCTTATATCATTGAGAACTTTTGTGTGAATAAAGACAAACCCATGCTGCATTGCGATGGGCAATGTTTCCTGGCAGAGAAATTAAAAAAGGCCCAGGACCAAAAAGAAAACCAAGCAGGAGGCATAGAATTTAATAGAGACTTTGGCATTTTCATTTTGCAAGAAGCCTCTATTTCATTGACTACCCTTCCATCCACCAGCCTAAATCACGGAACTTCCTATCAGGAAGCCAACAGGGTTTCCCAACTCGTAGATATTTTTCACCCACCCAAAGCAATTGCCTAATTCTCTTTGACAGTGGGCCATTTAATCTGAAAAACGAGTTAATATAGCTATTGTCTTTTTGGTTAAAAGTCTTGATAAACAGAAGGCATACAACTTGGTGGCTTTAACACCAAAATTGCAATCAAACTCGCTTTTTTAACGTTTATTTAGGGCAACCTGTCACATTTTCTATTATTCTACATTGGCTGGTAAAGGTTATGTCACGATACCCAATTACTTATTCTATTGGGATAATCATGGTTTGTATGTCAATTTGGGCATGTAAGGAAGAATTGGTTGAAGAACCCCTTCCCAAAAACACCGAAATTGAATTACAACATCCTGATTATTTCCCTAACAATATTGCTTCCCCAAGCGACAATCCCCTCACAGAGAAAGGTGTAGCGCTAGGCCGCATGCTTTTCTATGAAAAACAACTGTCTCTTGACGGATCCATTTCATGTGCTTCCTGTCATCAACAGTCCAAGGCTTTCACGGATGGGGAGCAGTTTAGCACCGGTGTAAATGGCACCATTGGTGTAAAGAACGCCATGTCATTGGCCAATTTACATTGGACCTCCAGGTTCTTTTGGGACGGACGCGCAGAAAGCCTGGAAGATCAAGCCCTTCAGCCAATTTCGGATCCTACTGAAATGAACTTACCCATAGAGGAAGCGGTAGAAAGGCTACAAAATGATCCGGACTACCCTGCACGCTTTGAAGCAGTCTTTGGAACAGACCAAATAAGTGCTGACCTAGTCAGCAAGGCCATTGCCCAATTTATGCGGACGCTTGTCTCCGGCAACTCAAGGTTCGATCAATGGATCAAAGAAGAGATTGTCCTTACCGATATCGAGCAGTTGGGAATGGAGCTTTTCTTTACCCATCCGGAAGCATCTATAGCCTTGCGGGGTGGCAACTGCGGTGACTGTCACCTAGGGTTTTTGACTTCAGGGGACAGAAACGATTTATTGGGTTTTCATAACAACGGGTTGGATTCGGATGAAAATTTAGATTCGGGCTTAGAGGCGGTCACGGGAAAATCGGAAGACAAGGGGAAATTCAAAGCGCCAACGCTACGGAATATCGCACTAACCGCACCCTATATGCATGATGGTAGGTTTAACACTTTGGAAGAAGTACTGGACCATTACAATGAGCATGTAGAAAGCAATGCGACTTTGGACATCCTTATCCTGGAAGCCAGCAATGAAATCATTACACCGGGAGAGCCGGTAAAGCTCCACCTTACTAGCCAAGAAAAAGAGGCCATTATCGCCTTTTTATACACATTAACAGACGAGACATTCATAACCGATCCGGCATTTTCGGATCCTTTTAATTAAAATATGATGAAAAATTTAGCTATTATACTATTAGTCGTTTTAGGTTTCACTTCTTGCAAAGATGATAAGGAAGAAATGCCTGCAGAAATCCAGGTGAATTTCGAATTTTCCCATTTTATAAATGGAGAAGAATTGGAATTAGATGGAAAAGCTTACACCCTACCTTCAGGAGAAAGCTTTATCCCAAGTAAATTCAAATACTATATCTCCAATATCACTTTTGAAAACAGCCAAACTGGCAACTCCTACACTGTTGCAGATGGCTATTACCTAATTGATGAAGCGGGAAAAAAGGAAATCTCATTGGAAGTACCTACGGCTAACTACGACAAATTATCCTACTATGTGGGTATTGACAAGGCAAGAAACCTATCTACAGATCAGGTAGGTGACCTTGACCCTAACAATGACATGGTTTGGAGCTGGAAAACTGGTTACAAGTTTTTGGTATTAGAAGGAGAATGGGAATATCAGACTGCTGACAGAAGAGGGCTTGTAGTGCATATTGGCAACAATGACCCGGAGTCTGAGATTAATTTCAAAGAATTCTCCTTTGACCTAAGCTCTGAAGGCTTGTCTTTGGGCAATCAGGCCATGGTTGATCTTGATATTGAGGCCGAAATAAGTAGCCTCTTTACAGGCGACAGTGATCTTGTTGTTCATGAGCTTGAAAGTACAAGTATTATGGGAGGACCATTGGCCATTACTGTAGCCAACAATTACCAGAAGAATCTTTTCTCTATCAAATAAACCATTGTCATCCCTTCCTATAAATGGATTGCTACAAAATCAGTTTGTCTTTTATTTTGCTAGCAGCAGGTTTTTTAAACGCCTGCTTGCCTGTAAATGAAGACATGGGAAATAAAGCACCGGAATATTTTGTTCCGGTGCCCTCTTCCAGTCTTCAGCAGGAGGACTTTCCCCAACCGGAAAGAAATTACCTCAGCAAAGAAGGGGTTGAACTGGGCAAGACATTGTTTTTTGACCCGGGACTGTCTGCCAATGGAAAAGTTTCATGTGCAGGATGTCACCTTCCTGAAAAGGCTTTCAGCGATGGACTGGCATTGACCAATATTGGGGTCTCAGGATTGGCCTTGCATAGGAATTCTCCTGCCTTATTTAACCTGGCTTGGCATGATGGACTCTTTTGGGAAGGTGGAGCAAATGATCTGGAATCCATGGTTTTTGGTCCCCTCACACATCCTGACGAAATGGCAGCGGACTTAAATAAAGTACTTCAGTACCTCAAT
Protein-coding sequences here:
- a CDS encoding DUF3108 domain-containing protein, which encodes MIMYFQSLVIVLLLFFQTASTNQFPVKKNDAFTKGETLTFNVSYFLFNAAEAKMVIDDNIHYINGKPTYKVDVYGKTLNIFKLFYVKDNWGSYIDTAQIIPYRSYRHIEEGNYRKHEIIDFDHQDRVATQKLFDRENETITKRKTYDIPYQVQDIVSGYYQLRTMDFTGLKKGDKINIKGFFDEKNYNLKLTYEGMDDISTDIGDFDTHIFSPEMPSNKLFRGKKPIKIWITADENRIPVKIKASMVVGSINMEIVSAEGLRNN
- a CDS encoding response regulator transcription factor; the encoded protein is MGSNQKQRVLVVDDEEDIIEILTYNLEKEGYEVNSASDGINAVKKAAVFKPDIILLDIMMPNQDGVETCRQLRENPDLKNTFIIFLTARSEEYSEVAAFDVGADDYIHKPIKPRALVSRIAALFRREIKKEADTTKISIKDLVIDRTSFTLVKDGQLIVLPKKEFELLHFLAKNPNTVFSRDELLKNIWGTDVFVLARTVDVHIRKIREKIGEDYIFTVKGVGYKFNT
- a CDS encoding sensor histidine kinase; the encoded protein is MINTSKGIAFGLAISIALLLVAFLSLLEASNSIILLAAGTLTFSIAYLLIHLSLEYLIFREIGNIYNVLEKIQKKDTSFKATNRIKASLPPLKSIQANIHDYAAAKNREIETLQKNETFRREFFADISHELKTPIFAAQGYIHTLMDGAVEDHTVRDKFLKRAAKSLNNLEDLVQDLITINQIESGFIRFHPSNFDLKESIQEVVEQLEGKALKRDIHIIFKYDKATSYQTYADKDKIFRVLQNLVSNAIKYNKDSGTVTIQINDHKNHFTVKVKDQGIGIHPDDLKRIFERFYRVEKSRSREKGGTGLGLAIVKHILEGHQSKIAVSSTPGKGSVFSFELPHATKVMEVQGGKSKK
- a CDS encoding RluA family pseudouridine synthase, with protein sequence MKKIDFKSLVVKETDDYLIVNKPPYFPTLEDRHEAQNMLALARLEFTDIQVCHRLDKETSGCLVFAKNPEAYRNLAMQFEDRKVEKVYHAVAEGIHDFDGILVDRNLSASKNGIARIVANGKPAQTIFKTVKSYFAHTLIACKPITGRLHQIRIHLAYLGAPICGDELYGGKPLFLSSLKRKFNLKKDTDERPIMQRVALHAFAISFTDLSGEKISAEAPYPKDFAVMIKQLEKTSK
- a CDS encoding DUF4221 family protein, yielding MLIFTNNLSENRNVFIIFLLLFYSCQGEAENKLLEVIKVKELKIKPEVLTIPNPPYVHLIESDSGQYLFYLNPNSKSLQFMNMEDGKVANEIILEYDGPNSMSRRSGIAGLENDKVWTTFRPHAIAYFNYKAEIQFKKDIPSGEVDITYVGSSFQKGLHQYGDKVFGMQPLFMNHHGMNKDDIQKHSLVYSYDMVSDQTKWYDVYYAKDYWDSGKKLSNFSWVRREDKLYIAPWYDHEIQVFDMQKEQVTIKVEAKSDHINSFYYVNEIPGTHEEGLLNILNNDLYGIILYDKYRDCFYRFFYPGFTDDEEYAIDKLWMLRNSRPFTGVMVLDKDLNIIGEHIFDKFQVHASSNVFVGEEGLYLSLNNENSPDYDEDHLRYMVVQFEVGE
- a CDS encoding DUF4221 family protein — protein: MLIFTNNLSENRNVFIIFLLLFCSCQGEADNKLLEIVKVKELKVTPEVLTFPNPAYVHLIESDSGQYLFYLNPTSKSLQFMNMEDGKVVNEIVFEDDGPNNMSRRSGIAGLEKDKVWATFRPHAIGYFNYKGEILFKKKIPSGEVDITSIRSNFHKELHRYGDKVFGMQPLFMNHHGMNKEDIQKHSLVYSYDMVSDQTKWYDVYYAKDYWDSGKKLSDFSWVRREDKLYISPWYDHEIQVFDMEQEKVTNKVKVKSDHINSLHYVNELPRTHEEALINRLSHDIYGIVLYDKYRDCFYRFFYPGYTDDEEYPIDKLWMLRNSRPLTGVMVLDKELNIIGEHVFDKFQVHASSNVFVGEEGLYLSLNNENSPDYDEDHLRYMVVRFDVGD
- a CDS encoding cytochrome-c peroxidase — encoded protein: MSIWACKEELVEEPLPKNTEIELQHPDYFPNNIASPSDNPLTEKGVALGRMLFYEKQLSLDGSISCASCHQQSKAFTDGEQFSTGVNGTIGVKNAMSLANLHWTSRFFWDGRAESLEDQALQPISDPTEMNLPIEEAVERLQNDPDYPARFEAVFGTDQISADLVSKAIAQFMRTLVSGNSRFDQWIKEEIVLTDIEQLGMELFFTHPEASIALRGGNCGDCHLGFLTSGDRNDLLGFHNNGLDSDENLDSGLEAVTGKSEDKGKFKAPTLRNIALTAPYMHDGRFNTLEEVLDHYNEHVESNATLDILILEASNEIITPGEPVKLHLTSQEKEAIIAFLYTLTDETFITDPAFSDPFN
- a CDS encoding MbnP family protein, coding for MMKNLAIILLVVLGFTSCKDDKEEMPAEIQVNFEFSHFINGEELELDGKAYTLPSGESFIPSKFKYYISNITFENSQTGNSYTVADGYYLIDEAGKKEISLEVPTANYDKLSYYVGIDKARNLSTDQVGDLDPNNDMVWSWKTGYKFLVLEGEWEYQTADRRGLVVHIGNNDPESEINFKEFSFDLSSEGLSLGNQAMVDLDIEAEISSLFTGDSDLVVHELESTSIMGGPLAITVANNYQKNLFSIK